The following coding sequences are from one Streptomyces dengpaensis window:
- a CDS encoding peptide ABC transporter substrate-binding protein, whose protein sequence is MRGATRHATWAACAAAVALAAIGCGGGGNSGGASGVFSSSWGDPQNPLEPANTNEVQGGKVLDMIFRGLKRYDAKTGAAENMLAEKIETSDSRNFTITVKDGWTFSNGEPVTAQSFVDAWNYGAGLRNNQKNAKFFGYIEGYDKVHPDSGSQSADTLSGLKVTGPHTFTVELNQKFSTFPDTLGYVAFAPLPKAFFDDHAAWVSKPVGNGPYTVESYTKGSQMSLRRWDGYPGDDKARNDGVDLKVYTDNNTAYTDLMAGNLDLVDDVPAAQLKNVRSDLGDRYINSPAGIIQTVAFPFYDKNWDTSDALKVRQGLSMAIDRGQITNTIFQKTRTPATDWTSPVLGAEGGFQDGLCGEACSYNPSKARKLIEEAGGLPGRQIKLSYNADMGSHKEWVDAVCNSINNALGNDTACVGNPIGTFADFRNQIGRHKMPGPFRAGWQMDYPLIQNFLQPLYYTNASSNDGKWSNKDFDQLVDQANATTDQAKAVRLFQQAEEVVRDNMAAIPLWYQNGSAGYSERLSDVALDQFSVPVYNEIKVS, encoded by the coding sequence ATGCGCGGAGCCACGCGCCACGCCACATGGGCCGCCTGCGCGGCGGCGGTAGCCCTCGCGGCGATCGGCTGCGGGGGCGGCGGCAACAGCGGCGGCGCCTCCGGGGTCTTCAGCTCCTCCTGGGGCGACCCGCAGAACCCCCTGGAGCCGGCCAACACCAATGAGGTGCAGGGCGGCAAGGTCCTCGACATGATCTTCCGGGGTCTGAAGCGGTACGACGCCAAGACCGGCGCGGCCGAGAACATGCTGGCCGAGAAGATCGAGACCTCGGACTCGCGGAACTTCACGATCACCGTCAAGGACGGCTGGACGTTCAGCAACGGCGAGCCCGTCACCGCGCAATCCTTCGTCGACGCGTGGAACTACGGGGCCGGTCTCAGGAACAACCAGAAGAACGCGAAGTTCTTCGGGTACATCGAGGGCTACGACAAGGTCCACCCCGACTCGGGCAGCCAGAGCGCCGACACCCTCTCCGGGCTCAAGGTCACCGGCCCCCACACCTTCACCGTCGAGCTCAACCAGAAGTTCTCGACGTTCCCCGACACCCTCGGCTACGTGGCCTTCGCGCCGCTGCCCAAGGCGTTCTTCGACGACCACGCGGCCTGGGTGAGCAAGCCCGTCGGGAACGGCCCGTACACCGTCGAGTCCTACACCAAGGGCTCGCAGATGTCCCTGCGCAGGTGGGACGGCTACCCCGGCGACGACAAGGCGCGCAACGACGGCGTGGACCTCAAGGTCTACACCGACAACAACACCGCCTACACCGACCTCATGGCCGGCAACCTCGACCTCGTCGACGACGTGCCCGCCGCTCAGCTCAAGAACGTGCGGAGCGACCTCGGTGACCGGTACATCAATTCTCCGGCCGGGATCATCCAGACGGTGGCCTTCCCGTTCTACGACAAGAACTGGGACACGAGCGACGCGCTGAAGGTCCGTCAGGGCCTGTCCATGGCGATCGACCGCGGACAGATCACCAACACCATCTTCCAGAAGACCCGCACTCCGGCCACCGACTGGACCTCGCCGGTGCTCGGCGCGGAGGGCGGCTTCCAGGACGGACTGTGCGGCGAGGCCTGCTCGTACAACCCGTCAAAAGCCAGGAAGCTGATCGAGGAGGCGGGCGGTCTGCCCGGCCGGCAGATCAAGCTCTCCTACAACGCGGACATGGGTTCCCACAAGGAGTGGGTCGATGCCGTCTGCAACTCCATCAACAACGCGCTCGGCAACGACACGGCCTGCGTCGGCAACCCGATCGGCACCTTCGCCGACTTCCGCAATCAGATCGGCCGGCACAAGATGCCCGGTCCTTTCCGGGCGGGCTGGCAGATGGACTACCCGCTCATCCAGAACTTCCTGCAGCCGCTCTACTACACCAACGCCTCCTCGAACGACGGCAAGTGGTCCAACAAGGACTTCGACCAGCTCGTCGACCAGGCGAACGCCACGACCGACCAGGCCAAGGCCGTCCGGCTCTTCCAGCAGGCCGAAGAGGTCGTACGGGACAACATGGCCGCCATCCCGCTCTGGTACCAGAACGGCAGCGCCGGCTACTCGGAGCGGCTCTCCGACGTGGCACTCGACCAGTTCAGCGTCCCCGTCTACAACGAGATCAAGGTCAGCTGA
- a CDS encoding ABC transporter ATP-binding protein, giving the protein MSNTNPLLDVTGLTKHFPVMGGFPFKRKIGAVQAVDGLDFQVAEGESLGLVGESGCGKSTTGRLITRLLEPTGGTISYRGQDITHAKRKQLAPVRSEIQMIFQDPYASLNPRQTVGKIISGPMEINGINPPGGQEKRVRELLETVGLNPEHYNRFPHEFSGGQRQRIGVARALALEPKLIVADEPVSALDVSIQAQVVNLLQELQRDLGIAFVFIAHDLAIVRHFSERVAVMYLGKIVEIANREDLYANPRHPYTRALLSAVPEATADDVPARERILLTGDVPSPLNPPSGCRFRTRCWKATDKCATEAPPLVQVEGNKEGHLTACHYPETTADLAVPAASAASAARKSL; this is encoded by the coding sequence ATGAGCAACACGAACCCCCTCCTGGACGTCACCGGACTGACCAAGCACTTCCCGGTGATGGGAGGCTTCCCCTTCAAGCGGAAGATCGGCGCGGTCCAGGCCGTGGACGGCCTCGACTTCCAGGTCGCCGAGGGCGAGAGCCTGGGCCTGGTCGGCGAGTCCGGCTGCGGCAAGTCGACCACCGGACGTCTGATCACGCGTCTCCTTGAGCCGACGGGCGGCACGATCTCGTACCGCGGCCAGGACATCACGCACGCCAAGCGCAAGCAGCTGGCGCCGGTCCGCTCCGAGATCCAGATGATCTTCCAGGACCCGTACGCGTCGCTGAACCCGCGTCAGACGGTCGGCAAGATCATCTCGGGCCCGATGGAGATCAACGGGATCAACCCGCCCGGCGGCCAGGAGAAGCGCGTACGCGAACTCCTGGAGACGGTCGGCCTCAACCCCGAGCACTACAACCGCTTCCCGCACGAGTTCTCGGGCGGTCAGCGCCAGCGCATCGGGGTGGCGCGCGCGCTCGCTCTGGAGCCGAAGCTGATCGTGGCGGACGAGCCGGTCTCCGCTCTCGACGTCTCGATCCAGGCCCAGGTGGTGAACCTGCTCCAGGAGCTCCAGAGGGACCTGGGCATCGCGTTCGTCTTCATCGCCCACGACCTCGCGATCGTCCGCCACTTCTCGGAGCGCGTCGCGGTCATGTACCTCGGCAAGATCGTGGAGATCGCCAACCGCGAGGACCTGTACGCGAACCCGCGCCACCCCTACACGCGCGCGCTGCTGTCCGCCGTCCCCGAGGCCACGGCGGACGACGTCCCGGCCCGCGAGCGCATCCTCCTGACCGGCGACGTGCCCTCGCCCTTGAACCCCCCGTCGGGCTGCCGCTTCCGCACCCGCTGCTGGAAGGCCACGGACAAGTGCGCGACGGAGGCCCCGCCGCTGGTCCAGGTGGAGGGCAACAAGGAGGGCCACCTGACGGCGTGCCACTACCCGGAGACCACGGCGGACCTGGCGGTCCCGGCGGCCTCGGCGGCCTCGGCGGCCCGCAAGTCTCTCTGA
- a CDS encoding ABC transporter substrate-binding protein has translation MSFSRRNFMIATGVVAASSSLLTACGGSGSDSKSNRKAPTVSGSKTQEILVGTKADSTGPAPEVKGAVKGGTIYSLDQFDMDHMDPAQIYVSTEGAITVPILRGLTGYKIDDKGGATLVGDAATDAGTMKDGGKTWTFTLKDGLKWEDGSDVSEDDLRHTFERLFASFITEGPRYVQQWLAGGDKYKGPYEGKHLDSIEVDGKTITFRLNEARTDFNFTLAMRGYALVNKKNDTKEKYDKRPFSCGPYKIGSRSIGKSLTYVRNEHWDPKTDPIRNNYPDKYVFQFGFELLASTDRYIADSGKDQYSMSIFNEVAPERIAQVLTNAKLKQRVLTQVDTVTYYWPINMTRIKDVKVRQAINHAWPHQQIQTIQGGASTSEIATTILAPVTPGYQKFDLYGVTKKPGGDPVKAKALLKEAGKLGQKLVIAYQSSDTQVKVAVAVKNALEAAGFTVVNKQVDKSTFYTQIGKIDNDFDLFGAGWSPDWPNGYSVFYPCWSGENIGDGRSNYAQLNDTSVNKAIDAAAKITDTEAANKAWGDIDRQIMDLAAVVPDYHKIRNWMHGSKVGNVIYDSGNTCVALCKLYAMK, from the coding sequence ATGTCTTTTTCCCGTAGAAACTTCATGATCGCCACCGGCGTCGTCGCGGCCTCGTCCTCGCTGCTGACCGCCTGCGGCGGCAGCGGCAGCGACAGCAAGTCGAACCGCAAGGCGCCCACGGTCAGCGGCTCCAAGACCCAGGAGATTCTGGTCGGCACCAAGGCCGACTCCACCGGTCCGGCGCCGGAGGTCAAGGGAGCGGTCAAGGGCGGGACGATCTACTCGCTCGACCAGTTCGACATGGACCACATGGACCCGGCGCAGATCTACGTCTCGACCGAGGGCGCCATCACCGTCCCGATCCTGCGTGGCCTCACCGGCTACAAGATCGACGACAAGGGTGGCGCGACCCTGGTCGGCGACGCGGCCACGGACGCGGGCACCATGAAGGACGGCGGCAAGACCTGGACCTTCACCCTGAAGGACGGGCTGAAGTGGGAGGACGGCTCGGACGTCTCCGAGGACGACCTGCGCCACACCTTCGAGCGCCTCTTCGCCTCCTTCATCACCGAGGGCCCCCGCTACGTCCAGCAGTGGCTGGCCGGCGGCGACAAGTACAAGGGCCCCTACGAGGGCAAGCACCTCGACTCCATCGAGGTCGACGGCAAGACCATCACCTTCCGTCTCAACGAAGCGCGCACCGACTTCAACTTCACGCTCGCCATGCGCGGCTACGCCCTGGTGAACAAGAAGAACGACACCAAGGAGAAGTACGACAAGCGTCCCTTCTCCTGCGGCCCGTACAAGATCGGCAGTCGCAGCATCGGCAAGTCGCTGACCTACGTGCGCAACGAGCACTGGGACCCGAAGACCGACCCGATCCGCAACAACTACCCGGACAAGTACGTCTTCCAGTTCGGCTTCGAGCTGCTGGCCTCGACCGACCGCTACATCGCGGACTCGGGCAAGGACCAGTACTCGATGTCGATCTTCAACGAGGTCGCCCCGGAGCGCATCGCCCAGGTCCTCACCAACGCCAAGCTCAAGCAGCGCGTCCTCACGCAGGTCGACACGGTCACCTACTACTGGCCGATCAACATGACCCGCATCAAGGACGTCAAGGTCCGTCAGGCCATCAACCACGCATGGCCGCACCAGCAGATTCAGACCATCCAGGGCGGCGCCTCCACCAGCGAGATCGCCACCACCATCCTCGCCCCGGTGACCCCGGGTTACCAGAAGTTCGACCTCTACGGCGTCACCAAGAAGCCCGGTGGCGACCCGGTCAAGGCCAAGGCCCTGCTGAAGGAGGCCGGCAAGCTCGGCCAGAAGCTGGTCATCGCCTACCAGTCCTCGGACACCCAGGTAAAGGTGGCCGTCGCGGTCAAGAACGCGCTGGAGGCGGCCGGCTTCACGGTCGTCAACAAGCAGGTCGACAAGTCGACCTTCTACACGCAGATCGGCAAGATCGACAACGACTTCGACCTGTTCGGCGCCGGCTGGAGCCCGGACTGGCCGAACGGCTACTCGGTCTTCTACCCCTGCTGGAGCGGCGAGAACATCGGCGACGGCCGCAGCAACTACGCCCAGCTGAACGACACGAGCGTCAACAAGGCCATCGACGCCGCTGCCAAGATCACGGACACCGAGGCCGCGAACAAGGCCTGGGGCGACATCGACCGCCAGATCATGGACCTGGCGGCGGTGGTCCCCGACTACCACAAGATCCGTAACTGGATGCACGGCTCCAAGGTCGGCAACGTGATCTACGACAGCGGCAACACCTGCGTCGCGCTCTGCAAGCTCTACGCGATGAAGTAA
- a CDS encoding ATP-binding protein has protein sequence MDYAKMRVIAEELMAYAERLEGSWNVEIGPSGPLLVSEIVTNSYRHSAMETYVSMERTREDFRVTVWDHGPGRPMPRTPADGDERGRGLGIVEACADQWGVRDYRHGKAVWFSVAPNDATPEHAVQAGKAWAAHPAASAEALRLRR, from the coding sequence ATGGACTACGCGAAGATGCGTGTGATCGCCGAGGAGCTCATGGCATACGCCGAGCGCCTCGAGGGATCCTGGAACGTGGAGATCGGCCCTTCCGGCCCGTTGCTGGTGTCCGAGATCGTCACCAACTCCTACCGGCACTCCGCCATGGAGACGTACGTCAGCATGGAACGCACCCGGGAGGACTTCCGCGTCACGGTCTGGGACCACGGTCCGGGCCGGCCGATGCCTCGCACTCCTGCCGACGGCGACGAACGCGGCCGCGGGCTCGGCATCGTCGAGGCCTGCGCCGATCAGTGGGGCGTACGGGATTATCGGCACGGCAAGGCGGTCTGGTTCAGCGTCGCCCCCAACGACGCGACGCCCGAGCACGCCGTACAGGCAGGGAAAGCATGGGCGGCCCATCCCGCGGCGTCGGCTGAAGCGCTCAGATTGCGCCGCTGA
- a CDS encoding ABC transporter permease: protein MSRFLVRRVLGALVILLIISAITFGLFYAVPRDPALMACGKNCTPDVLAQIRQNLGIDKPIPVQYWHWLEGVFMGREYAGYGHCPAPCLGYSFANREPVLGTILDRLPTTLSLAFGAAVVFLILGIGAGMLAAVKHGKFLDKFASSASLLGSSLQIYFVGYIAMFFLVAKLGLFAQPSYTPLTEDPVAWFSGLLLPWLVLAIIFTANYTRMTRSQLVEQLSEDYVRTARAKGLSRRNVFFRFAWRGAMGPIVTVFGIDLGTLIGGAIITETTFSMQGIGRLAVKSVDQSDLPMLLGVTLLSAGAIVFFNIIVDAVYALIDPRIRLA from the coding sequence ATGTCCCGCTTCCTCGTCCGCCGAGTCCTCGGCGCACTGGTCATCCTGCTGATCATCAGCGCCATCACCTTCGGCCTCTTCTACGCCGTCCCGCGTGACCCGGCGCTCATGGCCTGCGGCAAGAACTGCACGCCCGACGTGCTGGCGCAGATCCGACAGAACCTGGGCATCGACAAGCCGATCCCGGTGCAGTACTGGCACTGGCTCGAGGGCGTCTTCATGGGGCGCGAGTACGCCGGATACGGCCACTGCCCCGCACCCTGCCTCGGTTACTCCTTCGCCAACCGCGAGCCCGTCCTCGGCACGATCCTGGACCGGCTGCCGACCACCCTCTCGCTCGCCTTCGGCGCGGCCGTCGTCTTCCTGATCCTCGGCATCGGCGCTGGCATGCTGGCTGCGGTCAAGCATGGCAAGTTCCTGGACAAGTTCGCCAGCTCGGCCTCACTGCTCGGCTCCTCGCTGCAGATCTACTTCGTCGGCTACATCGCAATGTTCTTCCTCGTCGCGAAGCTGGGCCTGTTCGCGCAGCCGTCGTACACGCCACTCACCGAGGACCCGGTGGCCTGGTTCTCCGGACTGCTGCTGCCCTGGCTGGTCCTGGCGATCATCTTCACCGCCAACTACACCCGTATGACCCGCTCCCAGCTCGTCGAGCAGCTCAGCGAGGACTATGTGCGCACGGCCCGCGCCAAGGGCCTGTCCCGGCGGAACGTGTTCTTCCGGTTCGCCTGGCGCGGTGCGATGGGCCCGATCGTCACGGTCTTCGGCATCGACCTGGGCACGCTGATCGGCGGCGCGATCATCACCGAGACGACCTTCAGCATGCAGGGCATCGGCCGCCTCGCGGTGAAGTCCGTGGACCAGAGCGACCTGCCCATGCTGCTCGGCGTCACCCTGCTGTCGGCCGGCGCGATCGTGTTCTTCAACATCATCGTCGACGCCGTCTACGCCCTCATCGACCCGCGGATCCGGCTCGCCTGA
- a CDS encoding ABC transporter ATP-binding protein gives MTSTDQQPFLSVRDLKVHFSTEDGVVKAVDGLTFDLAKGKTLGIVGESGSGKSVTNLTILGLHDRDRTAIDGEILLDGKELLTASERELEQLRGNKMSMIFQDALASLSPYHTVGQQIGETYRKHTGASKKEARERAIEMLKRVGIPQPDVRVDDYPHQFSGGMRQRAMIAMALVCDPELLIADEPTTALDVTVQAQIMDLLKDLQQEFGTAIIFITHDLGVIADIADDVLVMYGGRCVERGTKKEVLREPQHPYTWGLLGSMPSLDGPVDVPLSPIPGSPPSLLNPPSGCRFHPRCTFTEKVEGGLCSTEQPLLKITDGRGAACHLTADQRREFFTDYAATRSH, from the coding sequence GTGACGAGCACCGATCAGCAGCCCTTCCTGTCCGTCAGGGATCTGAAGGTCCACTTCTCCACCGAAGACGGCGTCGTCAAGGCCGTCGACGGCCTCACCTTCGACCTGGCCAAGGGCAAGACGCTCGGCATCGTGGGCGAGTCGGGCTCCGGCAAGTCCGTCACGAACCTGACGATCCTGGGCCTCCACGACCGCGACCGCACCGCCATCGACGGGGAGATCCTGCTCGACGGCAAGGAGCTGCTGACCGCCTCCGAGCGGGAGCTGGAGCAGCTGCGCGGCAACAAGATGTCGATGATCTTCCAGGACGCGCTGGCCTCGCTGTCGCCGTACCACACGGTCGGCCAGCAGATCGGCGAGACGTACCGCAAGCACACCGGCGCCTCCAAGAAGGAGGCCCGGGAGCGGGCGATCGAGATGCTCAAGCGTGTCGGCATCCCGCAGCCGGACGTCCGGGTGGACGACTACCCGCACCAGTTCTCCGGCGGTATGCGCCAGCGCGCGATGATCGCGATGGCGCTGGTCTGCGACCCCGAGCTGCTGATCGCGGACGAGCCGACCACGGCGCTCGACGTGACGGTCCAGGCCCAGATCATGGACCTGCTCAAGGACCTCCAGCAGGAGTTCGGCACGGCGATCATCTTCATCACCCACGACCTCGGCGTCATCGCCGACATCGCGGACGACGTCCTGGTGATGTACGGCGGCCGGTGCGTGGAGCGCGGTACGAAGAAGGAGGTGCTGCGCGAGCCGCAGCACCCGTACACCTGGGGCCTGCTGGGCTCGATGCCGAGCCTGGACGGCCCGGTCGACGTCCCGCTGTCGCCGATTCCGGGGTCGCCGCCCTCGCTGCTCAACCCGCCGTCCGGCTGCCGCTTCCACCCGCGGTGCACCTTCACGGAGAAGGTCGAGGGCGGGCTGTGCTCCACCGAGCAGCCGCTGCTGAAGATCACGGACGGGCGCGGTGCCGCCTGCCACCTCACGGCGGACCAGCGCCGCGAGTTCTTCACCGACTACGCCGCGACCCGGTCGCACTGA
- a CDS encoding ABC transporter permease yields the protein MGRYVVRRLLQMIPVFVGATLLIFLMVNVMGDPIAGLCGDQQCDPATAAQLRREFGLDKPVWQQYLTYMGNVFTGDFGTAFNGQPVTELMAGAFPVTIRLTVVAILFEIVIGIMLGVITGLRRGRPVDTGVLLFTLVVISVPTFVTGLLLQLLLGVEWGWIKPSVSPDAAFGELIVPGLVLASVSLAYVTRLTRTSIAENKRSDYVRTAIAKGLPRRRVITRHLLRNSLIPVVTFIGTDIGALMGGAIVTERIFNIHGVGFQLYQGILRQNTQTVVGFVTVLVLVFLVANLLVDLLYAVLDPRIRYA from the coding sequence ATGGGACGGTACGTCGTCCGGCGTCTGCTGCAGATGATCCCGGTGTTCGTCGGGGCCACTCTGCTGATCTTCCTGATGGTGAACGTGATGGGCGACCCCATCGCGGGCCTGTGCGGCGACCAGCAGTGCGACCCTGCGACCGCCGCCCAGCTCAGGAGGGAGTTCGGCCTCGACAAGCCCGTGTGGCAGCAATACCTGACCTACATGGGCAACGTCTTCACGGGCGACTTCGGCACCGCCTTCAACGGGCAGCCGGTCACCGAGCTGATGGCCGGCGCCTTCCCGGTCACCATCCGGCTGACGGTCGTCGCGATCCTCTTCGAGATCGTGATCGGGATCATGCTGGGCGTGATCACCGGGCTGCGGCGCGGGCGGCCCGTCGACACGGGCGTTCTGCTGTTCACCCTCGTCGTCATCTCCGTGCCGACCTTTGTCACCGGTCTGCTGCTCCAGCTGCTGCTCGGGGTCGAGTGGGGCTGGATCAAGCCGTCCGTCTCCCCGGACGCCGCCTTCGGCGAACTGATCGTGCCCGGCCTGGTCCTGGCCTCCGTCTCCCTCGCGTACGTGACCCGGCTGACCCGGACCTCCATCGCGGAGAACAAACGGTCCGACTACGTCCGTACGGCCATCGCCAAGGGCCTGCCCAGGCGACGCGTCATCACCCGGCACCTGCTGCGCAACTCGCTCATCCCCGTGGTCACCTTCATCGGCACCGACATCGGCGCGCTGATGGGCGGCGCGATCGTCACCGAGCGGATCTTCAACATCCACGGCGTCGGCTTCCAGCTCTACCAAGGGATTCTCCGGCAGAACACGCAGACCGTGGTCGGTTTCGTGACGGTCCTCGTCCTGGTCTTCCTGGTCGCCAACCTGCTCGTCGACCTCCTCTACGCCGTGCTCGACCCGAGGATCCGCTATGCGTGA
- a CDS encoding DUF899 domain-containing protein, with protein sequence MKTPPIVSPQEWEAARQQLLVEEKELTRARDVLAAKRRRMPWVAVDKEYEFEGPEGKVSLLDLFGGRRQLIVYRAFFEPDVYGWPDHACRGCSMVADHVGHLAHLNARDTTLVFASRAPQPEIERVKARMGWNIPWYTITDDFDADFGVDEWHGTNAFIREGDSVFRTYFINARGDEALGNTWSYLDMTALGRQEAWEDSPEGYPQTTPYEWWNWHDAYGDADPAPEWLAQTRRGPGALTD encoded by the coding sequence ATGAAGACACCCCCGATCGTTTCGCCACAAGAGTGGGAGGCGGCGCGCCAGCAGCTGCTGGTGGAAGAGAAGGAGCTGACCCGCGCCCGTGATGTCCTGGCCGCCAAGCGCCGGCGGATGCCGTGGGTGGCGGTGGACAAGGAGTACGAGTTCGAAGGCCCCGAGGGCAAGGTGAGTCTGCTCGACCTGTTCGGGGGGCGCCGTCAGCTGATCGTTTACCGCGCCTTCTTCGAGCCCGATGTGTACGGCTGGCCCGACCACGCCTGCCGCGGCTGCTCCATGGTGGCGGACCACGTCGGCCACCTCGCCCATCTGAACGCCCGCGACACCACCCTCGTCTTCGCCTCACGCGCGCCGCAGCCGGAGATCGAGCGAGTGAAGGCGCGGATGGGCTGGAACATCCCCTGGTACACGATCACCGACGATTTCGACGCCGATTTCGGTGTGGACGAATGGCACGGCACGAACGCTTTCATCCGCGAGGGCGACAGCGTCTTCCGCACCTACTTCATCAACGCCCGCGGCGACGAGGCATTGGGGAACACCTGGAGCTACCTCGACATGACAGCGCTCGGGCGGCAGGAGGCCTGGGAGGACTCGCCCGAGGGCTACCCCCAGACGACGCCGTACGAATGGTGGAACTGGCACGACGCCTACGGCGACGCCGACCCGGCGCCGGAGTGGCTGGCCCAAACCCGCCGCGGCCCAGGAGCCCTGACCGACTGA
- a CDS encoding GNAT family N-acetyltransferase, with translation MADLRLERVTPDNVDAAIALRVRPDQERFVSPVVKSLAEAYVHPDKAWPRLIVDGAEPVGFVMAFFDIRFNPDDPDDRPRSGLWRLNIAAGRQGRGYGRFAVESVSEEIRRRGQSRVTVTWAEGEGGPEEFYLRLGFRRTGEMSGDQVVGELDLDRACRACRA, from the coding sequence ATGGCTGATCTGCGCCTGGAAAGGGTGACGCCGGACAACGTCGACGCCGCCATCGCACTGAGGGTGCGGCCGGACCAGGAGCGCTTCGTCTCCCCGGTGGTGAAGTCACTGGCCGAGGCCTATGTGCACCCCGACAAGGCCTGGCCCCGCCTGATCGTCGACGGCGCGGAACCGGTCGGCTTCGTGATGGCCTTCTTCGACATCCGCTTCAACCCTGACGACCCGGACGACCGCCCCCGCTCTGGCCTCTGGCGCCTGAACATCGCCGCCGGCCGCCAGGGCCGCGGCTACGGCCGCTTCGCCGTCGAGTCCGTCTCCGAGGAGATCCGCCGACGCGGCCAGTCCCGCGTCACGGTGACGTGGGCCGAGGGGGAGGGCGGACCCGAGGAGTTCTATCTGCGGCTCGGGTTCCGTCGTACGGGGGAGATGAGCGGGGACCAGGTTGTGGGGGAGCTGGACTTGGACCGGGCCTGTCGGGCCTGTCGGGCCTGA
- a CDS encoding ABC transporter permease, producing the protein MTPPTPAAAAPLEVTDETEEISAPSSTPKGSESRSPGRLAWKRFKRDRTGVVSAFIVIFFFVIAICAPLIAKLYGKDPYTTYASQRPELLDAFAYPAGPNGGMSSEFWFGIEPQLGRDVFTFLLYGIRTSLGIAVAATLLTTLVGVVVGVTAGYLGGRTDYVVGRVIDILLSFPSTLFFIAFMPVVYGLFVAPDENIPTSLRAIALILVLSAFGWASIARLLRGQVLGLREREYIEAAKVTGASPGRIVFKELLPNLWTPIIIQSTLMLPAFVTAEAGLAFLGVGIIDPTPDWGVMIQRGAQFYTEDLTFMLFPGLSMVIFVLAFNLLGDSVRDALDPKSKR; encoded by the coding sequence ATGACCCCCCCTACCCCTGCCGCGGCCGCCCCACTTGAGGTGACCGACGAGACCGAAGAGATCTCGGCTCCGTCCTCCACCCCCAAGGGCTCGGAGAGTCGCTCCCCGGGGCGACTCGCCTGGAAGCGGTTCAAACGCGACCGCACGGGCGTCGTTTCGGCCTTCATCGTGATCTTTTTCTTCGTGATCGCGATCTGTGCCCCGCTGATCGCGAAGCTGTACGGGAAGGATCCGTACACCACGTACGCCAGTCAGCGCCCGGAGCTCCTGGACGCCTTCGCCTACCCGGCGGGCCCGAACGGCGGGATGAGCTCGGAGTTCTGGTTCGGGATCGAGCCGCAGCTGGGGCGGGACGTCTTCACCTTCCTGCTGTACGGCATCCGCACCTCGCTCGGCATCGCCGTGGCCGCCACCCTGCTGACCACCCTCGTCGGCGTGGTCGTCGGCGTCACGGCCGGCTATCTGGGCGGCAGGACCGACTATGTCGTCGGCCGGGTCATCGACATCCTGCTGTCGTTCCCGTCCACGCTCTTCTTCATCGCCTTCATGCCGGTCGTGTACGGGCTGTTCGTCGCCCCCGACGAGAACATCCCCACCTCCCTGCGGGCGATCGCCCTGATCCTGGTTCTCTCCGCCTTCGGCTGGGCCTCCATCGCCCGTCTGCTGCGCGGCCAGGTCCTCGGCCTGCGCGAACGGGAGTACATCGAGGCGGCCAAGGTCACGGGCGCGTCGCCGGGGCGCATCGTGTTCAAGGAGCTGCTGCCCAACCTGTGGACGCCGATCATCATCCAGTCCACGCTGATGCTCCCGGCCTTTGTGACCGCGGAGGCGGGCCTCGCCTTCCTCGGCGTCGGCATCATCGACCCGACCCCGGACTGGGGCGTCATGATCCAGCGCGGCGCCCAGTTCTACACCGAGGACCTCACCTTCATGCTCTTCCCGGGCCTGTCGATGGTGATCTTCGTCCTCGCCTTCAATCTGCTCGGCGACTCGGTGCGCGACGCGCTCGACCCGAAGTCCAAGCGGTAG